One Candidatus Kryptobacter tengchongensis DNA segment encodes these proteins:
- a CDS encoding excinuclease ABC subunit A: MLDKIIIRGARQHNLKNINLDIPRNKFIVITGVSGSGKSSLAFDTIYAEGQRRYVESLSVYARQFLDIMEKPDVDLIDGLSPAISIDQKSVSHNPRSTVGTVTEIYDYLRLLFARVGVQFCYNCGKRVQKQSTDQIVESIFKLGEGTKIEIFAPIVRGRKGHYRELFEKILKDGFLRVRVDGKIREITPGMQVDRYKIHNIEVLIDRLTVSKESKRRIYESVELALEYGNDSVIVNNGEEDLFFSKHLACIDCGISYEELSPNSFSFNSPYGACPDCDGLGEKMEFDLKLIIPDPSLSISEGALSPYGKERDNWEWSLLKAVARKYDIDLNKPFKKLSKEQINILLYGAGDERFPVRYTYSDGYVATYTHKFDGIINYLKQLYNNTTSDGVREWVEKFMSAQPCKTCGGKRLKKSSLAVKLIDAKTGEKIGIDEIVSMSIKSAYEFFENLNLTDRELLIASQILKEIKSRLKFLLDVGLDYLTLDRPAKTLSGGESQRIRLATQIGSQLSGVLYVLDEPSIGLHQRDNLKLIHSLKNLRDLGNTVIVVEHDRETIENADFVIDLGPGAGEQGGYVVAVGKPYELNNNSLTAQYLKGYKKIEIPKRRRPGNGKYLILKGANGNNLKNIDVKFPLGKFICVTGVSGSGKSTLIVETLYRILAKHFYNSAEEPLPYKSIEGIENIDKVIEIDQSPIGRTPRSNPATYTGVFTFIRELFSQLPESRLRGYKPGRFSFNVKGGRCEACEGSGVKKIEMHFLPDVFVTCDACKGKRYNKETLEVRYKGKSISDVLNMTVSEALEFFRDIPNIKRKLQTLYDVGLGYIKLGQPAPTLSGGEAQRVKLATELSKVATGKTLYILDEPTTGLHFEDIKMLLDVLNKLVDRGNTVIVIEHNLDVIKVADWIIDLGPEGGDEGGYIVAEGTPEEISQNPRSYTGKFLRKELNLFLV, from the coding sequence ATGCTTGATAAAATAATAATTCGTGGAGCAAGACAGCACAATTTAAAAAATATAAACCTTGACATACCGAGAAATAAATTCATCGTTATAACAGGGGTTTCTGGATCTGGCAAATCTTCACTTGCTTTTGACACAATATACGCAGAAGGACAAAGAAGATATGTTGAATCCTTATCCGTCTATGCAAGGCAATTTCTTGACATAATGGAAAAGCCAGATGTGGATTTGATTGATGGATTAAGCCCTGCCATTTCAATTGACCAAAAATCCGTAAGCCATAATCCTCGTTCAACTGTTGGAACCGTGACCGAAATCTATGACTACCTTAGACTCCTGTTCGCAAGGGTTGGAGTTCAATTTTGTTATAACTGCGGAAAGCGTGTCCAGAAACAATCAACTGACCAAATTGTTGAAAGTATATTTAAACTTGGCGAAGGAACAAAAATTGAAATTTTTGCCCCAATTGTTCGCGGAAGAAAAGGACATTATCGTGAACTTTTTGAAAAAATTCTAAAGGATGGTTTCCTTCGCGTAAGAGTTGATGGCAAAATCAGAGAAATAACCCCTGGGATGCAAGTTGATAGATACAAAATCCACAACATTGAGGTTTTGATTGATAGGCTCACTGTATCAAAAGAATCAAAAAGAAGAATTTATGAATCAGTTGAACTTGCGCTTGAATATGGAAACGATTCAGTAATTGTCAATAATGGTGAAGAAGATTTATTTTTCAGCAAACACCTTGCTTGCATAGATTGCGGAATAAGCTATGAAGAACTCTCACCAAATTCGTTTTCTTTCAATTCCCCTTATGGTGCCTGCCCAGATTGTGACGGGCTTGGTGAGAAGATGGAATTTGACTTAAAACTTATAATTCCAGATCCATCCCTTTCAATCTCCGAAGGAGCTCTATCACCATACGGCAAGGAAAGAGACAATTGGGAATGGTCTCTATTAAAAGCAGTCGCAAGAAAATACGATATTGATCTTAACAAACCCTTTAAAAAACTCTCAAAAGAACAAATTAACATACTCCTCTACGGCGCTGGTGATGAGAGGTTCCCAGTAAGATATACATATTCAGATGGCTATGTAGCAACTTACACGCACAAGTTTGACGGTATAATAAATTACCTAAAGCAACTCTACAACAATACAACATCTGACGGGGTACGCGAGTGGGTTGAGAAATTTATGAGCGCCCAACCTTGCAAAACATGCGGAGGTAAAAGATTAAAAAAATCATCCCTCGCGGTTAAACTCATTGATGCAAAAACAGGAGAAAAAATTGGAATTGATGAAATAGTTTCAATGTCAATAAAATCAGCATATGAGTTTTTTGAAAACTTGAATTTGACAGATAGAGAACTTTTAATCGCAAGTCAAATTCTCAAAGAGATCAAATCAAGATTGAAATTTCTTCTTGATGTTGGGCTTGATTATTTAACGCTTGATAGACCTGCGAAAACCCTATCAGGTGGTGAATCACAAAGAATTCGTCTTGCAACTCAAATTGGCTCCCAACTCTCTGGCGTTTTATATGTTCTTGACGAACCAAGCATTGGTTTGCATCAAAGAGACAATTTAAAGCTAATTCATTCATTGAAAAATTTAAGAGACCTCGGGAACACGGTCATAGTTGTTGAACACGATCGCGAAACAATTGAAAATGCGGATTTTGTAATTGACCTTGGTCCCGGCGCCGGAGAACAAGGCGGATATGTTGTCGCTGTTGGAAAACCTTATGAACTTAATAATAACTCATTAACTGCCCAATATTTGAAGGGATATAAAAAAATTGAAATACCCAAAAGACGAAGACCAGGAAATGGAAAGTATCTAATTTTAAAAGGAGCAAATGGAAATAACCTTAAAAACATTGATGTTAAGTTTCCCCTTGGCAAATTTATATGTGTAACTGGTGTAAGCGGTTCTGGAAAATCAACCTTAATAGTTGAAACACTTTACAGGATATTAGCAAAGCATTTTTATAACTCGGCTGAAGAACCCTTGCCTTATAAATCAATTGAAGGGATTGAGAATATTGATAAAGTAATTGAAATTGACCAATCACCTATAGGGAGAACACCACGTTCAAACCCGGCAACTTACACAGGCGTTTTCACTTTTATAAGGGAACTCTTTTCACAGCTTCCCGAATCCCGTCTCCGCGGATATAAACCGGGAAGATTCAGTTTTAATGTCAAAGGTGGAAGATGCGAGGCATGCGAAGGCTCAGGGGTTAAAAAAATAGAAATGCACTTTTTGCCCGATGTATTCGTCACTTGCGATGCGTGTAAAGGTAAAAGATATAATAAAGAAACACTTGAAGTTAGATATAAAGGTAAGTCAATAAGTGATGTTTTAAACATGACCGTTTCAGAAGCACTTGAATTTTTCAGGGACATTCCAAACATAAAACGAAAACTCCAAACTCTTTACGATGTTGGACTTGGTTACATAAAGCTTGGTCAACCTGCACCAACTTTATCCGGCGGAGAGGCTCAAAGAGTTAAACTTGCAACAGAACTCTCAAAGGTAGCAACAGGTAAAACTCTATATATACTTGACGAACCAACAACTGGTCTTCATTTTGAGGATATAAAAATGTTGCTTGATGTTTTAAACAAGCTTGTTGATAGAGGAAATACCGTAATCGTTATAGAACATAATCTTGATGTCATAAAAGTTGCCGACTGGATAATTGATCTTGGACCAGAGGGTGGGGATGAAGGTGGTTATATAGTTGCAGAAGGAACGCCAGAAGAGATAAGTCAAAACCCACGCTCTTACACGGGTAAATTTTTGAGAAAAGAACTTAACTTATTTTTAGTTTAA
- a CDS encoding thiamine-phosphate pyrophosphorylase codes for MRIKGLYFVVDISAVESLGLEKLCEIVEKAIIGGVNVIQLWADRLKWEISFEKLFESAKKLIEIAHKYNIPVLIANDVELCAKLNADGVHLDGYEIPDKSGDEIRKIIGFEKIIGVTCGNDIKKIEWAKQNGIDYISFCSIFPTSSVDTCEIVPIEMIRKAKEILGEEIPVFASGGITVENVDEVLSAGADGIAVVSAIMKAEDPKEVSLRFREKLKKLFNEI; via the coding sequence ATGAGAATAAAAGGTTTATATTTTGTTGTTGATATATCTGCTGTTGAAAGCCTTGGGTTGGAAAAATTGTGTGAAATTGTTGAAAAGGCGATAATTGGTGGTGTTAATGTGATCCAACTTTGGGCTGATAGGTTGAAGTGGGAAATTAGTTTTGAAAAACTTTTTGAATCGGCAAAGAAACTGATTGAGATAGCCCATAAATACAATATACCCGTTTTAATTGCGAATGATGTGGAATTATGTGCAAAACTTAACGCTGATGGTGTTCATCTTGATGGTTATGAAATACCCGATAAATCAGGGGATGAGATAAGAAAGATTATCGGCTTTGAAAAAATTATTGGCGTCACATGTGGGAATGACATCAAAAAAATTGAATGGGCGAAACAAAACGGGATTGATTATATTTCGTTTTGTTCCATTTTTCCGACTTCATCTGTTGATACATGTGAAATTGTGCCCATTGAGATGATAAGAAAAGCAAAGGAAATCCTTGGTGAGGAAATCCCTGTTTTTGCGTCGGGTGGAATAACAGTTGAAAATGTGGATGAAGTTTTATCTGCAGGTGCAGATGGTATTGCGGTTGTTTCGGCAATAATGAAGGCTGAAGACCCCAAAGAGGTAAGTTTGAGGTTCAGGGAAAAATTAAAGAAATTGTTTAATGAGATTTGA
- a CDS encoding ABC-type Fe3+-hydroxamate transport system, substrate-binding protein — translation MRKVYCEVTGKELSLPDRCERIVSFSPAVTEALFEMGLGEFVVGVSVYCVRPQSARKKVIVGSYNTFNEEKLKKLNPDIIFTTTGYQLELVRKLDEKFQVYPVRLPPSVSEIISTSYEVGVVAGYFSNARELERRLLIELNNLVSNCKKFEIKPKVYIEIDLGGPVTFGAYSYITDAIELLGGVNIFGGHPAEWLPPDDEKVKFLNPDIIFYEPKMFSKNRDKIKIVNFLRDRFGEIKAIKDEKVFITPGIYDFIAHHGPSFITEVMPWIKRIIWDSVN, via the coding sequence ATGCGAAAAGTTTATTGTGAAGTTACAGGTAAAGAGTTATCTCTTCCAGATAGATGTGAGAGAATAGTTAGTTTTAGTCCCGCTGTAACTGAGGCACTTTTTGAGATGGGGCTTGGGGAATTTGTTGTGGGAGTTAGCGTTTATTGTGTAAGACCTCAATCTGCGAGAAAAAAAGTTATAGTTGGAAGTTATAACACTTTCAATGAGGAAAAATTAAAAAAGTTGAACCCTGACATAATTTTCACAACAACGGGGTATCAACTTGAACTTGTTAGAAAGCTTGACGAAAAATTTCAAGTTTATCCAGTTCGTTTGCCACCGAGCGTTTCGGAAATAATTTCAACAAGCTATGAAGTTGGGGTTGTCGCTGGATATTTTTCAAATGCAAGAGAACTTGAAAGAAGATTGCTTATTGAACTCAATAATTTAGTTTCAAACTGTAAAAAGTTTGAGATAAAACCGAAAGTTTATATTGAAATTGATCTTGGTGGTCCTGTAACATTTGGAGCGTATAGTTATATCACAGATGCGATTGAGTTATTAGGTGGTGTGAATATTTTCGGGGGACATCCTGCTGAATGGCTTCCCCCAGATGATGAGAAGGTTAAATTTTTGAACCCTGATATTATTTTTTACGAGCCCAAAATGTTTTCAAAAAACAGGGATAAGATAAAAATTGTAAATTTTCTTCGGGACAGATTCGGGGAGATAAAGGCAATAAAAGACGAAAAAGTTTTTATAACACCTGGAATTTACGATTTCATAGCACATCACGGACCAAGTTTTATAACTGAAGTTATGCCCTGGATAAAAAGAATTATTTGGGACTCAGTAAATTAA
- a CDS encoding 3-deoxy-D-manno-octulosonate 8-phosphate phosphatase (KDO 8-P phosphatase): MKIRKDAIEKAKKVKMILLDVDGVLTDGSIIYSSNCGEIKIFNAQDGFGIVRAIELGLKVGIITGRESDIIKKRANELGITDLIQNAIDKVKPFEMLASKYDLRPEQFCYIGDDILDIPLLKIVGFSAAPSNARNEVKRIVDYVASASGGNGAVREIIDFILKAQKKI; the protein is encoded by the coding sequence ATGAAAATACGAAAAGACGCTATTGAAAAAGCTAAAAAAGTTAAAATGATCTTACTTGATGTTGATGGTGTCTTAACAGATGGAAGCATAATTTATTCGTCAAACTGCGGTGAGATAAAAATTTTTAACGCACAAGATGGATTCGGGATCGTGCGAGCAATTGAACTTGGTTTAAAAGTTGGAATCATAACAGGTAGGGAATCAGATATAATCAAAAAAAGAGCAAATGAACTTGGAATAACAGATCTTATTCAAAATGCAATTGACAAAGTTAAACCTTTTGAAATGCTTGCTTCAAAATATGATCTTAGACCCGAACAATTCTGTTATATTGGTGACGATATACTTGATATTCCGCTTTTGAAAATTGTCGGCTTCAGCGCAGCACCTTCAAATGCAAGAAATGAGGTTAAAAGGATCGTTGATTATGTCGCCTCTGCATCGGGTGGAAATGGAGCAGTAAGAGAGATAATTGACTTCATACTGAAGGCACAGAAAAAAATTTGA
- a CDS encoding 23S rRNA pseudouridine1911/1915/1917 synthase, with the protein MFNEGIEIIYEDEDFIVLNKPAGVLTIPDRFSKSLPNLYGILTEKYGRIFVVHRLDKETSGVICFAKNEEAHSDLSEKFEEHDVNKVYLALITGHLRNKEGRIDIPLSENPKIPGTMRVDYDAGKRSITEYKVLEEFENYSLVEVRPLTGRMHQIRVHFKAIGHPLAIDSVYGNKNEIFLSEIKKKYKAKEDEPEKPLMSRLTLHALKLGFFHFRKKEYIEFEAKLPRDFESLLKQLRKYSIRNVN; encoded by the coding sequence ATGTTTAATGAAGGGATTGAGATAATTTACGAGGATGAGGATTTTATTGTTTTAAATAAGCCAGCAGGAGTTTTGACCATTCCCGATAGATTTTCAAAATCTTTGCCCAATCTTTATGGTATTCTAACTGAAAAATACGGCAGGATATTCGTTGTTCATCGCCTTGATAAAGAGACAAGTGGAGTTATATGTTTTGCAAAAAATGAGGAAGCACATTCGGATTTAAGCGAAAAATTTGAGGAGCATGATGTCAATAAAGTTTACCTTGCATTAATAACAGGACATTTGCGGAATAAAGAAGGAAGAATTGATATTCCTCTTTCAGAAAACCCAAAAATTCCAGGGACGATGAGGGTTGATTATGATGCAGGAAAAAGATCAATAACTGAATATAAAGTTCTTGAAGAGTTTGAAAATTACTCACTTGTTGAAGTTAGACCACTTACGGGACGGATGCATCAGATAAGGGTTCATTTCAAGGCGATAGGACATCCGCTTGCGATTGATTCAGTTTACGGGAATAAAAATGAAATTTTTTTGTCAGAAATAAAGAAAAAGTATAAAGCTAAGGAAGATGAGCCCGAGAAACCATTGATGAGTAGATTAACGCTTCATGCTTTAAAGCTTGGATTTTTTCATTTCAGGAAAAAAGAATACATTGAGTTTGAAGCAAAGTTACCGAGAGATTTTGAAAGTTTGTTGAAACAATTGAGGAAATACAGCATAAGAAATGTTAACTAA
- a CDS encoding Hydrogenase maturation factor, whose translation MGVDFPKFGKVGKLFFDNIIYPKLGLKRDEVLVGPNYGCDNAVIKINERQVMILTSDPLSIIPALGLEDSAWLTVHLLASDLATSGIPPMYAVLDFNLPVQITREEFEIYWDAFHRECEKLGIAIVGGHTGKFFGIDYTIVGGGTFISIGDIDKYLSSNMAKPGDRIVITKGSAIATTGILARVFPETIEKNFGSDFLKEAQSYFKKFSVVEDALTAVKIGVRADGVSAMHDATEGGVLGGIYEMAIASKCGVHVFKDKIPVSETTKKICQLFEIDPYISLSEGTLIIAVKEEKVFDLLKILSENGIESTEVGYFEEASYGLWIENPDGTRESLVYPESDPYWNAYINAINKGWR comes from the coding sequence ATGGGAGTTGATTTTCCAAAATTTGGGAAGGTTGGAAAGTTATTTTTTGATAACATAATTTATCCAAAGCTTGGCTTAAAAAGGGATGAGGTTCTTGTAGGTCCGAATTATGGTTGTGACAATGCTGTGATAAAGATAAATGAGAGGCAAGTTATGATATTGACATCTGATCCGCTTTCAATTATCCCAGCGCTTGGGCTTGAGGATTCAGCATGGCTTACGGTTCATCTTCTTGCTTCGGATCTTGCAACAAGTGGAATTCCACCGATGTATGCTGTGCTTGATTTTAATCTTCCAGTGCAGATAACGAGGGAGGAATTTGAAATTTATTGGGATGCGTTTCATCGTGAATGTGAAAAGCTTGGCATAGCAATAGTTGGTGGACATACGGGCAAATTTTTTGGAATTGATTACACAATTGTTGGAGGTGGAACATTTATCTCAATTGGTGATATAGATAAATATCTTTCTTCAAACATGGCAAAGCCTGGAGATAGAATTGTGATAACGAAAGGCTCAGCAATTGCAACGACGGGGATACTTGCCCGTGTTTTTCCGGAAACAATTGAGAAAAATTTCGGATCAGATTTTTTAAAAGAGGCGCAAAGTTATTTCAAAAAATTTTCTGTTGTTGAGGATGCTTTAACAGCTGTTAAAATTGGGGTTCGTGCTGATGGGGTTTCAGCAATGCACGATGCTACCGAGGGAGGGGTTTTAGGCGGGATATATGAGATGGCAATTGCAAGTAAGTGTGGGGTTCATGTGTTCAAGGATAAAATTCCTGTCTCCGAGACAACTAAAAAAATTTGTCAATTATTTGAGATTGATCCCTATATTTCGCTCAGTGAGGGAACTTTAATAATCGCAGTTAAAGAGGAAAAAGTTTTTGACCTTTTGAAGATTCTCTCTGAAAATGGTATAGAATCAACAGAGGTTGGATATTTTGAAGAGGCTTCTTATGGTTTATGGATTGAGAATCCTGATGGGACAAGGGAATCTCTTGTTTATCCAGAGTCAGATCCATATTGGAATGCTTATATAAACGCCATCAACAAAGGATGGAGGTAG
- a CDS encoding MjaI restriction endonuclease — protein sequence MAKEWILNIANSRWGLTKQNRVGPVAAWIRECSPKEISEWENFYLRKLKDFLKNKGINLQPAEYLEGLGKTLYTKITEVLMSEINEVTEEECIGYIKNLVINRTFEGYITEKETIYGQLQEILNVKIEPAPDKWDRLYNVDFFIKVNDKYIGLQIKPVTFEHAPEFATKWREAYKISHEKFTKKFGGKVFIILSAREGKKKFILNAEIIDEIKEEINRLKKN from the coding sequence ATGGCTAAAGAATGGATATTGAATATAGCAAACAGCAGATGGGGACTTACTAAGCAAAATAGAGTTGGTCCAGTAGCTGCTTGGATAAGAGAATGCAGTCCAAAAGAAATTTCCGAGTGGGAAAATTTCTACTTACGGAAATTAAAAGATTTCTTGAAGAATAAAGGAATAAATTTACAGCCAGCGGAATATTTGGAAGGTTTAGGAAAAACGCTTTATACAAAAATAACCGAGGTTCTAATGTCTGAGATAAATGAAGTGACGGAGGAAGAATGTATAGGATATATAAAAAATCTCGTTATTAATAGAACATTTGAAGGCTATATAACTGAAAAAGAAACGATTTATGGACAATTACAAGAGATTTTGAATGTAAAAATAGAGCCGGCACCAGACAAATGGGACAGACTTTATAATGTGGATTTTTTTATAAAAGTAAATGACAAGTATATTGGTTTACAAATAAAACCTGTTACCTTTGAACATGCTCCGGAATTTGCTACGAAATGGCGAGAAGCGTATAAAATTTCTCACGAAAAGTTTACAAAGAAATTTGGAGGAAAAGTTTTTATTATATTATCTGCAAGAGAAGGTAAGAAGAAATTTATACTTAACGCTGAAATTATTGATGAAATAAAAGAGGAGATAAATAGACTTAAGAAAAATTAG
- a CDS encoding DNA modification methylase, with protein sequence MVFAKIIIGDSRKMIEIGDNEIDLIVTSPPYWHIKDYGVEGQIGYGQSLHEYLKSLYIVWRECFRVLKPGARLCINVGDQFLRSIVYGRYKVAPLHSELIVQCEKIGFDYMGSIIWQKKTTMNTTGGANVMGSYPYPPNGLVEIDYEFILIFKKPGKKVVPSKEIKEKSKLTKEEWKEYFSGHWNFPGERQIDHEAMFPEELPKRLIKMFSFVGDVVLDPFLGSGTTIKAALNLERNSIGYEINEKFLPVIKKKIGLTQGELRDKVELVKRDKDIKIENVVDYIPNIKDAKPQINSELFRFKRERLYRVRKVLDECTIELDTGLIVKLLGIKVIKKSEAKIYLEKFVKGKQIFLKFDPSYKPEKDVVPAYVFLKNKIFINKEMLKQGIADVQEGDFLYKNHFVKIKVLGEKNG encoded by the coding sequence ATGGTATTTGCCAAAATAATAATAGGTGATAGTAGAAAAATGATAGAGATCGGGGATAATGAAATTGATCTTATTGTTACCTCGCCTCCTTACTGGCATATTAAAGATTATGGAGTTGAAGGGCAAATTGGATATGGGCAATCCCTTCATGAGTATCTAAAAAGCCTTTATATTGTTTGGAGAGAATGTTTTAGGGTCTTGAAGCCTGGCGCAAGATTATGCATAAACGTAGGGGATCAATTTTTAAGAAGCATAGTTTATGGGCGCTATAAGGTAGCACCATTGCATTCTGAGTTAATTGTTCAATGTGAAAAAATTGGATTTGATTATATGGGATCTATCATTTGGCAGAAGAAAACCACCATGAACACAACAGGTGGTGCTAATGTTATGGGCTCATATCCCTATCCACCAAATGGACTTGTAGAGATAGATTATGAATTTATTTTAATTTTCAAGAAGCCTGGTAAAAAAGTTGTTCCGTCAAAAGAAATAAAAGAAAAATCTAAATTAACAAAAGAAGAGTGGAAAGAATATTTTTCTGGACACTGGAATTTCCCGGGGGAGAGACAAATAGATCATGAAGCTATGTTTCCTGAAGAATTGCCAAAAAGGTTAATTAAAATGTTCAGTTTTGTTGGTGATGTAGTCTTGGATCCATTTTTAGGGAGTGGGACAACGATTAAAGCTGCTCTAAATTTGGAAAGGAATTCAATCGGATACGAGATAAATGAAAAATTTTTACCCGTGATCAAGAAAAAAATTGGTTTAACGCAGGGCGAATTACGCGATAAGGTAGAGTTGGTAAAAAGAGATAAAGATATAAAAATAGAAAATGTTGTGGATTATATCCCAAACATAAAAGATGCAAAGCCCCAGATCAACTCGGAGTTGTTTAGGTTTAAGCGTGAAAGGTTATACAGAGTTAGAAAAGTTTTAGACGAATGCACAATAGAATTAGATACAGGTTTGATAGTAAAATTATTAGGTATAAAGGTTATTAAAAAAAGCGAAGCAAAAATCTATTTGGAAAAATTCGTGAAAGGGAAGCAGATATTTCTTAAATTTGATCCATCCTATAAACCTGAGAAAGATGTTGTTCCTGCTTATGTGTTTTTGAAAAATAAAATCTTCATTAACAAAGAAATGCTCAAGCAAGGAATCGCTGATGTACAAGAAGGAGATTTTCTTTATAAAAATCATTTTGTAAAAATCAAAGTATTAGGTGAAAAAAATGGCTAA
- a CDS encoding Methyltransferase domain-containing protein, with protein MVNKEFTPWYFQPEIAKVYESFYEGKYKDADIQEKNLLKFLIDQIDDVNEILEVGCGTGHFTRWLNSLGYNVVGADISPVMLGVAKELWTDGKFVNAKAEFLPFKDKSFDVVLYVACLEYMPDLVKVFQEAERVARKGIVMGLMNKWSLPTIRRIIQVKLGKNPYYCNARFYSLLTIKRKLRQALEGKNYEFLDWRCAVFPRVFRVRGLLKIPFGGSFLGFGVKFK; from the coding sequence ATGGTGAACAAAGAATTCACACCATGGTATTTTCAACCTGAAATAGCGAAGGTTTACGAGTCATTTTACGAGGGGAAATATAAAGATGCCGATATCCAAGAGAAAAATTTGTTAAAATTTTTAATTGACCAAATTGATGATGTGAACGAAATTCTTGAGGTTGGGTGTGGGACGGGACATTTTACAAGGTGGCTTAATTCGCTTGGTTATAATGTCGTTGGGGCTGATATTTCACCCGTGATGCTTGGTGTTGCGAAGGAATTGTGGACCGATGGTAAATTCGTAAATGCAAAAGCAGAGTTTTTGCCCTTTAAAGATAAATCTTTTGATGTTGTTTTGTATGTTGCATGTCTTGAATATATGCCTGACCTTGTAAAGGTTTTTCAGGAAGCGGAAAGGGTTGCAAGAAAAGGTATAGTTATGGGATTGATGAACAAATGGAGTTTGCCAACGATAAGGCGGATAATTCAGGTCAAACTTGGGAAAAATCCCTATTATTGCAATGCAAGATTTTATTCATTGCTGACGATAAAGCGTAAGTTAAGACAGGCGCTTGAAGGAAAAAATTATGAGTTTCTTGATTGGAGATGTGCTGTTTTCCCGAGGGTTTTTAGAGTTAGGGGGTTATTGAAAATTCCATTTGGAGGTTCTTTTCTTGGATTTGGAGTTAAGTTCAAATAA